In Phaseolus vulgaris cultivar G19833 chromosome 10, P. vulgaris v2.0, whole genome shotgun sequence, a single genomic region encodes these proteins:
- the LOC137814199 gene encoding uncharacterized protein, whose product MPNIADRLRPPVKNDKVLGPLKDAWCEFHEAFGHHINNCLALGHQLDELVKSDFLKDYLAGSSMVAALAVPEEDQAHEMPIHGEVHTISGGFSGGGCTASQRKRYVRPMNSVAEEGPDDPWESDLVFTKADLRDVVPHDNDPVVISVITAGRRVHRVLVDQGSSADVMFWSTFNKLQLSPDLLRPYTGCLYGFAGDQVEVLGYLELRTTFTDGTTSRTESIRYLVVNANSAYNILLGRPALNRLRAVASTRHMKMKLPDPSDRVIVIKSDQEEAQKCYENSLKRKRGVVMVMECSPVAEMPMEVEPLEEVEPVEATLDEAVPAEEVPRGLHP is encoded by the coding sequence ATGCCTAACATAGCAGACAGGCTGAGGCCCCCAGTGAAGAATGACAAAGTGCTGGGACCCCTCAAGGACgcgtggtgcgagttccacgaagcCTTTGGGCATCACATCAACAACTGCTTGGCTCTAGGCCATCAGTTGGACGAGTTGGTGAAGAGTGATTTTCTGAAGGACTATCTGGCCGGGTCTTCTATGGTCGCAGCCCTGGCGGTACCAGAGGAGGATCAGGCACATGAGATGCCGATCCAtggagaagtgcacaccatATCTGGTGGCTTCTCAGGAGGAGGATGCACTGCCTCTCAGCGCAAGAGGTACGTGCGACCGATGAATTCAGTAGCTGAGGAAGGACCGGATGAcccgtgggagtcggaccttGTGTTTACAAAAGCTGACCTACGTGACGTCGTCCCCCATGATAATGACCCCGTGGTTATTTCGGTCATCACCGCTGGGAGAAGGGTACACCGAGTCCTCGTGGACCAGGGCAGCTCCGctgacgtcatgttctggtccacattcaacaagctgcagctGTCCCCTGACCTGCTGAGGCCATACACGGGATGTCTGTATGGGTTTGCGGGGGACCAAGTGGAGGTACTTGGCTAcctggagctgaggacgacctttACAGATGGAACGACGTCacgtaccgagagcatccgaTACCTAgtcgtgaacgccaattcagcctacaacattttgttgggaagGCCTGCGTTGAATAGGCTAAGGGCAGTGGcttccacacgccacatgaagatgaagttgccagatcCTAGTGACCGGGTGATCgtgatcaagtcagatcaggaggaggcccagaagtgctatgagaatagcctaaaaAGAAAAAGGGGAGTGGTTATGGTGATGGAATGCTCACCCGTTGCAGAGATGCCCATGGAGGTGGAACCTTTAGAGGAGGTAGAACCCGTGGAGGCGACGCTTGACGAGGCCGTGCCCGCGGAGGAAGTGCCCAGGGGGCTGCACCCTTAG